Proteins encoded by one window of Pyrinomonadaceae bacterium:
- a CDS encoding cytochrome P460 family protein, with translation MRAARPASTLNFPQRTVMDGLPNVITTGNSTRVGFPRSEPPPDRSTKDDGRHETSFGFGYVNEVGRRGFEREPFSFPVGTVIVRERRWSPSSDPDRLVVMIKREKSFNRKANGWEFLTLSGTGTKILNREKNGKCLKCHASAAQNDFVFPMDKR, from the coding sequence GTGCGCGCTGCTCGCCCCGCATCGACCCTCAACTTTCCGCAGCGTACTGTGATGGACGGGCTGCCGAATGTCATCACCACCGGAAACTCGACCAGAGTTGGGTTTCCGCGCTCTGAACCGCCGCCTGATCGTTCGACGAAAGACGACGGCAGGCATGAAACGAGCTTTGGTTTCGGTTATGTGAACGAGGTCGGACGCCGTGGATTCGAACGTGAGCCGTTTAGTTTTCCGGTCGGCACGGTCATCGTGCGCGAGCGACGCTGGTCGCCATCATCAGATCCCGATCGGCTGGTCGTGATGATCAAACGAGAGAAGAGCTTTAATCGTAAAGCAAACGGTTGGGAATTTCTGACGCTAAGCGGAACCGGAACAAAGATTCTGAACCGCGAGAAGAACGGCAAATGCCTGAAGTGTCACGCGTCGGCAGCGCAGAACGATTTTGTTTTTCCAATGGATAAGCGCTGA
- a CDS encoding branched-chain amino acid ABC transporter permease, producing MDTFVQQLINGLNIGAIYALIALGYTMVYGILRLINFAHGDIYMVGAFAGYFIALKLGLGPSWGGLLFVLIGSMVVAAIFGMVIERFAYRPVRKYARMTTLITAIGVSLLLENLFVALFGGQGRGFPQLINDTTFPLFGNAAISKSQILIFAVSIALMVILQWIIFKTKVGTAMRAVSFNLNSAKLMGINTDAIIMFTFALGSALAAAGGVLTAQYSPTIDPLMGITTGLKAFVAAVLGGIGNIPGAVLGGLLIGVAETMVVGYGSNIGIQSTYRDAVAFAILILVLLIRPSGILGTTVQEKV from the coding sequence ATGGACACTTTCGTTCAGCAGCTCATCAACGGCCTAAACATCGGAGCCATCTATGCGCTGATTGCGCTCGGCTACACGATGGTTTACGGCATCCTTCGTCTGATCAATTTCGCGCACGGCGACATTTACATGGTCGGCGCGTTTGCCGGTTACTTCATTGCGCTGAAACTAGGATTGGGGCCGTCGTGGGGCGGCCTTCTTTTTGTGCTGATCGGGTCGATGGTGGTTGCAGCAATCTTCGGGATGGTGATCGAGCGCTTCGCTTACCGGCCGGTCAGAAAGTACGCGCGGATGACGACGCTGATTACTGCGATCGGAGTTTCGCTCTTATTAGAAAACCTGTTCGTCGCGCTGTTCGGCGGACAAGGACGCGGCTTTCCGCAACTGATCAATGACACTACGTTCCCTTTGTTCGGGAACGCCGCCATCTCAAAATCGCAGATTCTGATTTTCGCCGTTTCGATCGCGCTGATGGTGATCCTGCAATGGATTATTTTTAAGACGAAAGTCGGCACCGCGATGCGCGCCGTTTCGTTCAACCTGAATTCAGCCAAGCTGATGGGCATCAATACCGATGCGATCATCATGTTTACGTTCGCGCTGGGTTCGGCGCTGGCAGCGGCGGGCGGCGTCCTGACCGCGCAATACAGCCCGACGATCGATCCGTTGATGGGCATCACGACCGGATTGAAAGCCTTCGTGGCGGCGGTGCTCGGCGGCATTGGCAATATTCCGGGCGCGGTACTCGGCGGGCTGCTCATCGGCGTGGCTGAGACGATGGTCGTCGGCTACGGCAGCAACATCGGGATTCAATCAACTTATCGCGATGCAGTCGCTTTCGCCATTCTGATTCTGGTTCTGTTAATTCGTCCGTCAGGCATTCTGGGCACGACCGTGCAGGAGAAAGTTTAG
- a CDS encoding phosphatidylserine/phosphatidylglycerophosphate/cardiolipin synthase family protein, whose amino-acid sequence MSIELLVNFHEFWSRLRGDIERAHESVFVQTFAFEGDSVGKQLAETLLLSPASDKRVLADSFTRIVLSDRFRYSPANLLDRGLQHEARETVAMRKKLEAAGTRIRFTNAYRPTPRTLLSRNHKKLIVIDASTAYIGGINFSEHNAAWHDMMLRIDDRAAVAFLRKDFLSTWDGGDHFAHGDFPDLELFTLDGRDNRRAFQRVLNLIDGARRSVFVESPYITFPFYERLRVAADRGVNVKVVTPGQNNWSYFANYARCESARSKIDLRLSQRGMSHLKAMLIDEEVLIAGSSNFDYLSYRLYQEILGVFTDQALISDFRQRVMLPDVANSVAVDCQASAFDLRWLNWQNRLIDFAVTTLT is encoded by the coding sequence ATGTCGATAGAACTTCTCGTCAATTTCCACGAATTCTGGTCGCGCTTGCGCGGAGACATTGAGCGCGCGCATGAGTCGGTGTTTGTTCAGACCTTTGCGTTTGAAGGTGATTCAGTCGGCAAACAATTGGCTGAAACCCTGCTGCTCTCGCCCGCGTCTGACAAGCGAGTACTGGCTGATTCGTTTACGCGGATTGTTTTGAGCGATCGTTTTCGTTATTCGCCGGCCAACCTGCTTGACCGCGGACTGCAGCACGAAGCGCGAGAAACCGTGGCGATGCGAAAAAAGTTAGAGGCGGCGGGAACCAGGATCAGGTTTACGAACGCGTACCGCCCCACGCCGCGGACTTTGCTGAGCCGCAATCACAAGAAGCTGATCGTGATCGACGCATCGACGGCGTACATCGGCGGCATCAATTTCAGTGAGCACAACGCAGCGTGGCACGACATGATGCTGCGGATTGACGATCGGGCTGCGGTGGCGTTCCTGCGAAAAGATTTTCTTTCGACCTGGGACGGCGGGGATCACTTCGCGCACGGTGACTTTCCCGATCTCGAACTGTTCACGCTTGACGGTCGCGACAACCGGCGCGCGTTCCAGCGCGTACTTAATCTGATTGATGGCGCTCGCCGCAGCGTCTTCGTCGAGAGTCCTTACATCACGTTTCCGTTTTACGAGCGTTTGCGCGTGGCGGCGGATCGCGGCGTTAATGTGAAAGTTGTGACGCCCGGACAAAACAACTGGAGTTACTTCGCGAACTACGCGCGGTGTGAATCGGCACGATCAAAAATCGATCTGAGATTGTCCCAACGGGGAATGAGTCACTTAAAAGCGATGCTGATCGATGAAGAAGTTCTGATTGCCGGCTCTTCAAATTTTGATTACTTGAGTTACCGGCTGTATCAGGAAATCCTGGGCGTCTTCACCGACCAGGCGTTGATTTCCGACTTTCGTCAACGGGTGATGCTGCCCGACGTGGCGAACAGCGTCGCGGTCGATTGTCAGGCCAGTGCGTTCGACCTTCGTTGGTTGAATTGGCAGAACCGGCTGATCGATTTCGCGGTGACCACACTCACCTGA
- a CDS encoding ABC transporter substrate-binding protein, with amino-acid sequence MKRILIALTLITAVFASATCTRRGGNCADPGGTIKIGVYGDLTGQTSSFGQSTKNGSQMAADEINASGGINGRQVQLIHEDDQGEPGKAATVVTKLINQDQVRALIGEVASSNSLAAAPHAQEGKVPMISPSSTNPKVTQVGDYIFRVCFIDPFQGEVMAKFAANSLKAKKAAILFDSNSDYSKGLVQFFKAAFTKLGGEIVTEKAYAQRDRDFTGQLTAIRDLKPDVIYVPGYYQEVGVIAKQTKQLGITAPLLGGDGWDSPQLWDLGGDSLNGSFISNHYSVDDPKPEIQDFVRRFKAKYNGTAPDALAALGYDAMMVLADAIKRANGTECAALRNAIATTKDYKGITGIISLNEERNAVKSAVVLELKNKQFVYKETIAP; translated from the coding sequence ATGAAACGGATTCTCATCGCATTGACCCTGATTACTGCTGTGTTCGCGTCGGCGACCTGCACGCGCCGCGGCGGTAACTGCGCCGACCCCGGCGGCACGATCAAGATTGGTGTATATGGCGATCTGACTGGACAAACGTCCAGCTTCGGCCAATCAACCAAGAACGGCTCGCAGATGGCGGCCGATGAGATCAATGCGTCGGGCGGCATCAACGGTCGTCAGGTGCAACTCATTCATGAAGACGATCAGGGCGAACCGGGCAAAGCCGCCACCGTCGTGACCAAACTGATCAATCAGGATCAGGTCCGGGCGTTAATCGGCGAAGTGGCATCTTCTAATAGCCTCGCGGCTGCGCCGCATGCTCAGGAAGGCAAGGTGCCGATGATTTCGCCGTCTTCGACGAATCCGAAAGTCACGCAGGTTGGTGATTACATCTTCCGTGTATGTTTCATCGATCCGTTTCAGGGTGAAGTCATGGCCAAGTTCGCGGCGAACAGTTTGAAAGCGAAGAAGGCCGCGATTCTTTTCGATTCAAACTCTGACTACAGCAAGGGCCTGGTTCAGTTCTTCAAAGCGGCCTTCACTAAACTCGGCGGCGAGATCGTCACTGAGAAAGCCTACGCGCAACGCGACCGCGATTTCACCGGCCAGTTGACGGCCATTCGCGATCTGAAACCAGATGTGATTTATGTTCCCGGCTACTATCAGGAAGTCGGCGTCATCGCCAAGCAGACGAAACAATTGGGAATCACCGCGCCGCTGCTCGGCGGTGATGGTTGGGACTCGCCACAGCTTTGGGACCTCGGCGGCGACTCTTTGAACGGTAGTTTCATCTCGAACCATTACTCGGTTGACGATCCTAAACCGGAGATTCAGGACTTCGTCAGACGCTTCAAGGCGAAATACAACGGCACGGCGCCCGATGCGCTGGCCGCACTCGGCTACGACGCCATGATGGTCCTGGCTGATGCGATCAAGCGCGCCAATGGCACTGAGTGCGCGGCGTTGCGCAATGCGATCGCCACGACCAAAGACTACAAGGGCATCACCGGAATCATCAGTCTCAACGAAGAGCGTAACGCCGTGAAATCGGCCGTCGTGCTCGAATTGAAGAACAAACAGTTCGTTTACAAAGAAACGATCGCACCGTAA
- the lipA gene encoding lipoyl synthase, with the protein MARELRVLNTKPRQPKPDWLRIRLGDPTNQNHVLKLIEGLNLHTVCQEAKCPNIFECWTNRTATFMLGGDVCTRHCGFCAVGKGAPNALDTEEPRHVAEAVRHLNLAHTVITSVNRDDLPDGGAAHWAETIREVRALNPECKVEVLIPDFNGDEDALNTVLDAEPDVLNHNTETIARLYRRVRPDAVYEQSMTLLQRAGARRDREQHSMLTKSGIMVGLGEEFDEVVELMKDLRAASCDIMTIGQYLQPHARRLPVERYVTPEEFDRWRDIGMSMGFKHVQSSPLTRSSYHAREQANGNGR; encoded by the coding sequence TTGGCCCGCGAACTTCGAGTCCTAAACACCAAACCTCGTCAGCCTAAACCTGATTGGCTGCGGATCCGTCTGGGTGATCCGACGAATCAGAACCATGTGCTGAAGCTGATCGAAGGGTTGAACCTGCATACGGTCTGTCAGGAGGCGAAGTGTCCAAACATCTTTGAATGCTGGACTAACAGGACCGCCACATTCATGTTAGGAGGCGATGTCTGCACGCGGCATTGCGGTTTCTGCGCGGTCGGCAAAGGCGCGCCCAACGCTTTAGACACCGAAGAGCCACGTCACGTAGCCGAAGCCGTGCGCCACTTGAATCTTGCGCACACAGTGATCACTTCGGTGAATCGCGACGATTTGCCCGATGGCGGCGCCGCGCACTGGGCTGAGACGATTCGCGAAGTGCGCGCGCTCAATCCTGAGTGCAAAGTCGAAGTCCTGATTCCCGATTTCAACGGCGATGAAGATGCGCTGAACACTGTACTCGACGCCGAACCCGACGTGTTGAATCACAACACTGAGACGATTGCGCGGCTCTACCGTCGTGTTCGCCCGGATGCGGTTTACGAACAGTCGATGACGTTACTGCAACGCGCGGGCGCGCGCCGCGATCGTGAACAGCATTCCATGTTGACGAAGAGCGGCATCATGGTCGGTCTCGGCGAGGAATTCGATGAAGTGGTCGAGCTGATGAAAGACTTGCGCGCCGCGTCATGCGACATCATGACCATCGGCCAATACCTGCAACCGCACGCGCGCCGCTTGCCGGTCGAACGTTACGTCACTCCCGAAGAATTCGATCGCTGGCGCGACATCGGGATGTCGATGGGATTCAAACACGTCCAGTCCAGCCCGCTAACGCGATCCTCTTATCACGCGCGTGAGCAAGCGAATGGTAATGGGAGATAG
- a CDS encoding branched-chain amino acid ABC transporter permease, with translation MISFVKRFLIALIIIAVLYALNLAMSKEGLFGFGVPLYQVDLWKMAGINIILAVSLNLINGFTGQFSIGHIGFMAVGAYSSTFMTVYYTQGLEQWLAGILGASVAAAIVFALVIIIGALAAAVAGLIVGIPTLRLRGDYLAIATLGFAEIIRIVITNMNKIGGATGFRGCVDPITNITCSDPSLGRLTIPAYTNFFWIGFLAVITIVVIYNIVNSDMGRALISIREDELAAQAMGVNTTRYKVTSFVISSAFAGVAGALYGHWRLPHPNDFTFVRSFEIIIMIVLGGMGSITGAVLGALVITFVPEVLRMLPGGVYNYRLVIYALLLIIIMITRPQGILGNYEIASWLKRARKRPEGGGAIGGSTGAPIAEQSDSTKKSEKELENR, from the coding sequence ATGATTTCGTTCGTCAAACGCTTCCTCATCGCGCTGATCATCATCGCCGTGCTCTACGCGCTGAACCTGGCGATGAGCAAGGAAGGTCTGTTTGGTTTCGGCGTTCCGCTCTACCAGGTCGATCTCTGGAAGATGGCGGGTATCAACATCATCCTCGCCGTCTCTCTCAATCTCATTAACGGCTTCACCGGTCAATTCTCGATCGGACATATCGGCTTCATGGCCGTCGGCGCGTATTCGTCGACGTTCATGACTGTCTATTACACGCAGGGACTTGAGCAGTGGCTGGCCGGAATTCTGGGCGCCTCAGTCGCGGCCGCGATCGTCTTCGCGTTAGTAATCATCATTGGCGCGCTGGCCGCCGCCGTAGCGGGATTGATTGTCGGCATTCCGACTCTGCGCTTGCGCGGAGATTACCTGGCGATTGCGACCCTCGGTTTTGCGGAGATTATCCGCATCGTGATCACCAACATGAACAAAATCGGCGGCGCCACCGGTTTCCGGGGCTGCGTCGATCCGATCACGAATATCACGTGTTCCGATCCCTCACTGGGGCGGCTAACGATTCCGGCATACACCAATTTCTTTTGGATAGGCTTCCTCGCGGTGATCACGATTGTCGTCATCTACAACATCGTGAATTCGGACATGGGCCGCGCGTTGATTTCGATTCGCGAAGACGAGCTGGCGGCGCAGGCCATGGGCGTTAACACGACGCGATACAAGGTAACGTCGTTTGTGATCAGCTCAGCGTTCGCCGGCGTGGCGGGCGCGCTCTACGGCCACTGGCGGCTGCCGCATCCAAACGACTTCACGTTTGTCCGCTCGTTCGAAATCATCATCATGATTGTGCTCGGGGGGATGGGCTCGATCACCGGCGCCGTGCTGGGCGCGCTGGTGATCACATTTGTGCCCGAGGTCCTGCGCATGCTGCCCGGCGGCGTTTACAACTATCGTCTCGTCATTTATGCGTTGCTGCTGATCATCATCATGATTACGCGTCCCCAGGGCATCCTGGGCAACTATGAAATCGCGTCATGGCTCAAGCGCGCGCGCAAACGTCCGGAAGGTGGCGGTGCCATAGGCGGATCCACCGGCGCGCCAATCGCAGAGCAGAGCGATTCAACTAAGAAGAGTGAGAAGGAATTAGAGAACCGATGA
- a CDS encoding DUF3142 domain-containing protein produces the protein MLLRSKRCIVGGLTLVMLATCTPRDQNRNRLDESYFPRVVLWAWERPENLKTVDPHHFSVAYLAQTLALKNDDVLLKPRHQPLDVSPEMKLIAVTRIESQKTTGEYASLSDAQRHKAVELILRTMRLRNVSAIQIDFDATSSERDFYRALLHDVRAKLPDNLALSMTALASFCVGDRWLSDLPVDEAVPMIFRMGADDRSIKNLLSSGEDFREPLCQKSYGIAVDEPLDIKFKPNRRVYVFNHRSWKASDLTALNERLAK, from the coding sequence ATGTTACTCAGAAGTAAGCGGTGCATAGTCGGCGGGTTAACGCTCGTGATGCTGGCCACTTGCACACCGAGAGATCAAAACAGGAACCGCCTGGATGAGAGTTACTTTCCGCGCGTAGTTCTGTGGGCGTGGGAACGGCCGGAAAATTTGAAGACAGTAGATCCGCACCATTTTTCGGTCGCGTACCTGGCGCAAACACTTGCGCTGAAGAATGATGACGTCCTTTTGAAGCCGCGTCATCAGCCACTCGATGTCTCGCCTGAGATGAAGTTAATTGCCGTCACGCGCATCGAATCGCAGAAAACAACGGGAGAATACGCTTCATTGAGCGACGCGCAACGACACAAAGCCGTCGAACTCATTCTGCGAACGATGCGACTCCGCAATGTCTCAGCGATCCAGATCGATTTCGATGCGACTAGTTCGGAACGCGACTTCTATCGCGCGCTGCTCCACGACGTGCGCGCGAAGTTGCCGGACAACCTGGCGCTATCGATGACGGCGCTCGCTTCGTTTTGTGTTGGGGATCGGTGGCTCAGCGATTTGCCCGTGGACGAAGCCGTGCCAATGATCTTTCGCATGGGAGCCGACGACCGATCGATCAAGAACCTCTTGTCCTCTGGCGAAGACTTTCGCGAACCGCTTTGCCAAAAGAGCTATGGCATCGCGGTGGACGAGCCCCTCGACATTAAGTTCAAACCTAATCGTCGCGTGTATGTCTTCAATCATCGTTCATGGAAAGCCAGCGACCTCACTGCCCTCAACGAAAGACTGGCGAAGTGA
- a CDS encoding PQQ-binding-like beta-propeller repeat protein, whose product MRVVDAVKISLAALTVSLLFRFTDVVAQTSASQATSLPSYQLKFGAFTARFDPGGTFTLQGQGWPALNGNWKSGGSAEVELMMSGGPGGCDGPGRYQFRMEGKHVKFTVLSDDCRVRRMILDGSDWGPADEAKVILSRKITVTNAGRASLPRPRSAAGSWPSFRGHRALGVAEGQSLPDQWNARTGENILWRTPIPGLSHSSPIVWGDRVFVTTAISTDPKATFRPGLYGDGDASKDRSVHKWMIYAIDKRSGKIVWERVAHQGPPLEKRHIKATYANATPATDGRIVVAWFGSQGVHAYDVNGKSLWKVDLGRVDMGAYDIPTYEWGPASSPIIWNDLVIIQCDTQTDSFLIALDVATGKTIWKTDREELPSWGTPTVADTSAGSQLLTNASNFIRAYDPRSGKELWRLGRSSKITAPTPLVGDDLIVVASGRGPERPIFVVRPNARGDITLAEGKTASETIAWSRTGRGSYMPTPLIYQGRLYVLANNGTFDAYNLKTGEEIYRQRLPSIGSGYSASPVAADGKIYLTNEDGEIVIVGAGDKFTHIATNSMGELLMATPALSEGVMYVRSAQSLFAVGKKR is encoded by the coding sequence ATGAGAGTTGTTGACGCCGTCAAGATTTCCCTGGCCGCGCTTACGGTGAGCTTGTTGTTTAGATTCACTGACGTGGTGGCTCAAACCTCAGCGTCGCAAGCTACCTCGCTGCCTTCTTACCAACTTAAATTTGGCGCCTTCACCGCGCGGTTCGATCCCGGCGGCACTTTCACTCTGCAAGGCCAGGGCTGGCCGGCTTTGAATGGCAATTGGAAGAGCGGCGGCTCCGCGGAGGTTGAGTTGATGATGTCTGGTGGACCCGGCGGTTGCGATGGGCCCGGGCGTTATCAATTCCGGATGGAGGGAAAGCACGTTAAGTTCACCGTCCTCTCAGACGACTGTCGCGTACGTCGAATGATTCTCGACGGCAGTGACTGGGGTCCTGCCGACGAAGCGAAAGTCATCCTTTCACGCAAAATCACAGTGACAAATGCGGGCCGGGCCTCACTCCCCCGTCCACGCTCAGCCGCGGGAAGCTGGCCGTCGTTTCGAGGACATCGCGCATTGGGCGTCGCTGAAGGTCAAAGCCTACCCGATCAATGGAATGCCAGGACCGGCGAGAATATTTTGTGGCGGACGCCGATCCCCGGGCTCTCGCACTCAAGCCCGATCGTTTGGGGGGACAGGGTGTTTGTCACCACAGCGATTAGCACTGATCCAAAAGCGACGTTTCGTCCCGGCTTGTACGGTGATGGTGACGCGTCAAAGGATCGCTCAGTTCACAAATGGATGATCTATGCGATCGACAAACGCAGCGGAAAGATCGTCTGGGAACGTGTGGCCCACCAGGGCCCGCCCCTCGAAAAACGACACATCAAGGCGACTTATGCTAATGCGACGCCCGCCACCGATGGCCGCATCGTGGTGGCGTGGTTCGGATCGCAGGGTGTTCATGCCTACGACGTCAACGGCAAGTCTCTTTGGAAAGTCGATCTGGGCCGCGTGGACATGGGCGCTTATGACATCCCCACCTACGAATGGGGCCCGGCCAGTTCACCGATTATCTGGAATGATCTGGTCATCATCCAGTGCGACACGCAGACCGATTCCTTTCTGATCGCACTTGATGTGGCCACGGGAAAGACCATCTGGAAAACTGACCGTGAGGAACTGCCTTCGTGGGGCACGCCGACGGTTGCCGACACTTCAGCGGGAAGCCAGCTGCTAACGAACGCTTCAAACTTCATTCGCGCTTACGACCCGCGCAGCGGAAAAGAGTTGTGGCGGCTTGGGCGCAGCTCAAAGATCACCGCGCCCACACCCCTCGTCGGCGATGACCTGATCGTAGTCGCCAGCGGACGTGGTCCGGAACGGCCGATTTTCGTCGTGCGACCAAACGCTCGCGGGGACATCACGCTGGCCGAAGGCAAGACCGCCAGCGAGACGATCGCCTGGAGCCGCACGGGCCGTGGATCTTACATGCCGACGCCGCTCATCTATCAGGGGCGGCTATACGTGCTGGCGAATAACGGCACCTTCGACGCCTATAATTTGAAGACCGGTGAAGAGATTTATCGCCAGCGCCTGCCGTCAATCGGCAGTGGCTACAGCGCGTCACCCGTGGCGGCAGATGGCAAGATTTATCTGACGAATGAAGACGGTGAAATTGTAATCGTTGGCGCGGGAGATAAGTTCACTCACATCGCCACCAATTCGATGGGCGAACTTCTCATGGCCACTCCGGCATTGTCCGAAGGCGTAATGTACGTGCGGTCCGCGCAGAGTTTGTTTGCGGTGGGGAAAAAGCGGTAA